The following are encoded together in the Gemmatimonadaceae bacterium genome:
- a CDS encoding BatD family protein, whose protein sequence is MIGILLAAAQLAIVAHAADTIGACEPLELTVAVSAPGAALPRLIAPSFAPFDVMRSAEMPQGERDSRAVPSVMVEYRYTLVAADPGTFIIPSFEVRLGSTSARTTPLRIVVTPSGTGGGEPAVLTRARIESGDQLGPGATEPDTVYVGQQADYTVAVFLNAAMRNRLRRNPTFYPPDMQGVLAYDLPGGGSQRTSLTASRCFDALVYRRALFPLQPGRIVVPPAQLTYSLPVGASFFSREESHELQTDSAVVVAIDPPAAGRPADFDGAVGRLQLGVRVQAPSARVGDPLTVTLRVSGTGNIKLMPRPHLDIPGVALVPADERVHVDSTGRLIGGSKEFDWILTPRVAGELDLPPVHYRYFDPETRRYATATSPAATVRVRSGTLAALDTTRAEDTLSLRTVYRGPIGAPLSSHPLFWWALALAPMPALGARWRNRRRWSKRRAVSAHARLEQVAHASAAANDSRSLRHAFVAALADRLGLDAETFTSAGALRRALRRSGAPTDAADAAEALLRELDAAAFSAGGTLAADAADRALELVRRIDAGALPRHELPFRSGVLMVLLAVGIGGSLHALQRNRAVQDFQSGVTAYGHRDFGAARNAFARVVASQPRAADAWANLGTAAWAARDTVRAVVGWRRALDLEPLASDARDRLALVHGVTILSPGYVPPVPLNAVLVFLAGCWLVACAAWHPTLRRRYPGLGSLSVPLASAAAVLGLCAIAVAGRLDAHGLAVVRADTMLSNDPALGADRGAEVVTGETVRVLSQQGAWSRVELDGGRQGWLPAQQLVALDAPLPPSLD, encoded by the coding sequence ATGATCGGCATCCTTCTCGCCGCCGCCCAACTAGCCATCGTGGCCCACGCTGCCGATACCATCGGCGCCTGCGAACCGCTGGAACTGACCGTCGCAGTCTCGGCGCCGGGCGCGGCGCTCCCTCGGCTCATTGCACCGTCGTTCGCGCCGTTCGACGTGATGCGGTCGGCCGAGATGCCGCAGGGCGAACGCGATTCGCGCGCGGTCCCCTCGGTGATGGTGGAGTACCGGTACACGTTGGTCGCCGCCGATCCGGGGACGTTCATCATTCCGTCGTTCGAAGTGCGATTGGGCTCGACGTCGGCTCGCACCACGCCGCTGCGCATCGTCGTCACACCGTCCGGGACCGGCGGCGGAGAACCAGCGGTGCTCACGCGCGCCCGCATCGAGTCCGGCGACCAGCTCGGGCCCGGCGCCACCGAGCCGGATACCGTGTACGTCGGGCAGCAGGCCGACTATACCGTCGCGGTGTTTCTCAACGCCGCCATGCGCAACCGCCTGCGACGAAACCCCACATTCTATCCGCCCGACATGCAGGGGGTGCTCGCGTACGATTTGCCCGGTGGCGGATCGCAGCGCACGTCGCTCACCGCGTCGCGCTGCTTCGACGCGTTGGTGTACCGGCGCGCGCTCTTTCCATTACAGCCTGGGCGGATCGTCGTCCCGCCCGCTCAACTCACCTACTCGCTCCCCGTGGGCGCCAGCTTCTTCAGTCGCGAGGAGTCGCACGAGCTGCAGACCGACAGCGCGGTGGTCGTGGCCATCGATCCGCCGGCAGCGGGGCGGCCGGCCGACTTTGACGGCGCCGTGGGCCGTCTGCAGCTCGGCGTGCGCGTCCAGGCACCTTCGGCGCGCGTCGGCGATCCGCTCACCGTGACGCTGCGGGTGTCCGGCACCGGGAACATCAAGCTGATGCCCCGGCCGCACCTCGACATACCGGGCGTCGCGCTGGTCCCTGCGGATGAGCGCGTGCACGTGGATTCGACGGGCCGGCTCATCGGGGGTAGCAAGGAATTCGACTGGATCCTGACGCCCCGCGTGGCGGGCGAACTCGATCTGCCGCCGGTGCATTACCGCTATTTCGATCCCGAGACCCGCCGGTACGCCACGGCGACGTCGCCAGCCGCCACGGTCCGGGTCCGATCGGGCACACTGGCGGCGCTCGACACGACGCGCGCCGAGGACACGCTGTCCCTGCGCACGGTGTATCGCGGCCCGATCGGCGCGCCGTTGTCGTCGCACCCGCTCTTCTGGTGGGCACTTGCGCTGGCCCCTATGCCGGCGCTCGGCGCGCGGTGGCGCAACCGTCGCCGGTGGAGCAAGCGGCGCGCCGTATCTGCACACGCGCGCCTCGAACAGGTGGCGCACGCATCGGCCGCGGCGAATGACAGCCGCTCCCTGCGCCACGCCTTCGTGGCCGCGCTGGCCGACCGTCTGGGGCTCGATGCCGAGACGTTCACGAGCGCCGGCGCGCTGCGACGGGCGCTCCGCCGCTCGGGCGCCCCCACCGATGCGGCTGATGCGGCCGAAGCACTGCTCCGCGAACTCGACGCCGCCGCCTTCTCGGCGGGCGGCACGCTGGCCGCCGATGCCGCCGACCGCGCTCTGGAACTCGTCAGGCGCATCGACGCGGGCGCGCTGCCGCGCCACGAACTGCCCTTCCGTTCCGGCGTGCTGATGGTGCTCCTGGCAGTCGGAATCGGCGGCTCCCTGCACGCGCTGCAGCGTAATCGCGCGGTACAGGACTTCCAGTCCGGCGTGACGGCCTACGGGCACCGGGACTTCGGGGCCGCACGCAACGCATTCGCCCGTGTCGTGGCCTCGCAGCCCCGGGCCGCCGACGCATGGGCGAACCTCGGCACCGCGGCCTGGGCGGCGCGAGATACCGTGCGCGCCGTGGTCGGGTGGCGGAGGGCGTTGGACCTCGAGCCACTGGCGTCCGATGCACGCGATCGGCTGGCCCTCGTGCACGGCGTGACGATCCTGTCCCCGGGCTACGTGCCGCCAGTTCCGCTCAATGCGGTCCTGGTATTCCTCGCCGGCTGTTGGTTGGTGGCCTGCGCCGCCTGGCATCCCACGCTCCGCCGGCGCTACCCGGGGCTCGGGAGCCTGTCCGTGCCGCTCGCCAGCGCCGCCGCGGTGCTGGGGTTGTGCGCGATCGCCGTCGCCGGCCGTCTCGATGCGCACGGTCTCGCCGTGGTACGCGCCGACACGATGCTCAGCAACGATCCGGCGCTCGGCGCCGATCGCGGCGCGGAGGTGGTGACCGGCGAGACGGTGCGCGTGTTGAGCCAGCAGGGGGCGTGGTCGAGGGTCGAACTGGACGGCGGTCGTCAGGGGTGGTTGCCCGCGCAGCAACTCGTGGCACTCGACGCGCCGCTGCCGCCGTCGCTCGATTGA
- a CDS encoding VWA domain-containing protein, producing MEGATAVTVDYPWLLLLALVLPALVAVELVRADRRRRARLTRFGDLAVVSRLMPGDPARGTGWRTARLAGACALAGVALAGPRWGTEHAVDRARGIDMVLALDVSNSMDATDVKPSRLERMKEEVRRLRALSPGDRVGLIVFAGRSYVLSPLTVDESALDLFLDNLDPSVVGQQGTSLSSAIRQGTDLLSLDTGGADRALVLMSDGEAFEPEADVVAEARRAGEKGISLVTVGFGTTQGSTIPVQSPDGSTAPKRDQNGQIVVTHYVPDMLRAAAAAAHGTFIDAAVTDKAARIRQALSTLRTRAHALDAGETRTPRFQLFLLPAVLLLLLDTVLADRPAYRRPVVGGSTAATVAALVLVSFLAGCAGTRQSAAAAHAYRAAQYPQAVALYRSAIEQGDLRPRTIYDFGTAYLAVDSLQEAADALERVMDLPDAELRYRALFNFGLAHLRRGLAAPSGSGTDDLDAALAAYKKALLMRHDDLDAKWNYELALHAKKEGGGGGGGGQNNTNPSPAPEAQSPTPSGGLGLNQAEQLLASAAREERDVESKQQRKLRASMPPNGKDW from the coding sequence GTGGAAGGCGCCACTGCCGTGACCGTCGATTATCCCTGGCTGTTGCTGCTCGCGCTCGTGCTCCCGGCCCTCGTGGCCGTGGAGCTCGTGCGCGCCGACCGCCGCCGCCGGGCGCGCCTGACCCGGTTCGGCGACCTGGCGGTGGTGTCGCGCCTCATGCCAGGGGACCCGGCACGCGGCACGGGCTGGCGAACGGCACGCCTGGCCGGCGCGTGTGCGCTGGCCGGCGTCGCGCTCGCCGGGCCTCGGTGGGGCACCGAGCACGCCGTGGATCGGGCCCGTGGGATCGATATGGTCCTGGCGCTCGACGTCTCGAACTCCATGGACGCCACCGACGTCAAGCCCAGCCGGCTGGAGCGCATGAAGGAGGAGGTACGCCGGCTCCGCGCCCTGTCGCCCGGCGATCGCGTGGGGCTCATCGTGTTCGCCGGGCGCAGCTACGTGCTGTCGCCGCTCACCGTGGACGAGAGCGCGCTCGACCTGTTCCTCGACAACCTCGATCCGTCGGTCGTCGGACAGCAGGGTACCTCGCTCTCGAGCGCCATCCGCCAGGGCACGGATCTGCTCTCGCTGGATACCGGGGGCGCCGACCGCGCCCTCGTGTTGATGAGCGACGGCGAGGCCTTCGAGCCCGAAGCCGACGTCGTGGCGGAAGCGCGCCGGGCCGGCGAGAAGGGCATCAGCCTGGTGACGGTCGGATTCGGCACCACGCAGGGCTCGACCATCCCCGTGCAGTCCCCCGACGGCTCCACGGCGCCCAAGCGCGACCAGAATGGCCAGATTGTGGTCACGCATTACGTGCCCGACATGCTGCGCGCGGCTGCGGCGGCCGCGCACGGCACCTTCATCGACGCGGCCGTCACCGACAAGGCGGCGCGTATCCGGCAAGCGCTGTCCACGCTGCGCACCCGGGCCCATGCCCTCGATGCGGGCGAAACCCGTACGCCCCGCTTCCAGCTGTTCCTGCTGCCGGCGGTTCTCCTGCTGCTGCTCGACACCGTGCTGGCCGACCGGCCGGCGTACCGCCGGCCGGTGGTCGGCGGGTCGACGGCCGCCACGGTGGCCGCCCTCGTGCTCGTGTCGTTCCTGGCCGGGTGCGCTGGCACGCGCCAGTCGGCTGCGGCGGCCCACGCGTACCGCGCCGCTCAGTATCCGCAGGCGGTGGCGCTCTACCGCAGCGCCATCGAGCAGGGCGACCTGCGGCCCCGCACGATATACGACTTCGGCACGGCGTATCTGGCCGTCGACTCTCTCCAGGAAGCGGCCGACGCATTGGAGCGCGTGATGGACCTGCCGGACGCCGAGCTCCGATATCGTGCGCTGTTCAACTTCGGGCTGGCGCACCTGCGCCGCGGACTCGCGGCCCCCTCCGGCAGTGGGACCGATGATCTCGATGCGGCGCTGGCCGCGTACAAGAAGGCGCTCCTGATGCGTCACGACGACCTTGACGCAAAGTGGAATTACGAACTCGCGCTGCACGCCAAGAAGGAGGGCGGCGGGGGCGGGGGAGGGGGCCAGAACAACACCAATCCATCGCCCGCCCCCGAGGCCCAATCGCCCACGCCGAGCGGTGGGCTGGGGCTGAACCAGGCCGAACAGCTCCTCGCCAGCGCGGCCCGTGAGGAGCGCGATGTGGAATCCAAACAGCAGCGGAAGTTGCGGGCTTCCATGCCCCCGAACGGCAAGGATTGGTAG
- a CDS encoding VWA domain-containing protein: MPAWHIELATPLALLLLVALPAWWWWRRHHKQSGIVFSRVGVLAAVAGRHRRWTRLLVGLRNLMLLLAVLALARPRAGARAENVTSEGINIVIAIDLSSSMLSQDFQPDNRLEVAKRTVKQFIAERTSDRIGIVAFAAEALTQVPLTTDYEVVNAAVDNLQAGQLEDGTAIGTAIATAANRLREAPGRSRVMILLTDGVNNRGSIDPRTAARAAAAFGIKIYTIGVGTEGMAPVPVGRGLFGLRYENRPVEIDEALLTDVANITGGKYFRARDAAALRRIYQQIDEMERVPVQTKTYVQFTELYRWPLGLALLSLLLELGLAAWKAPLP, translated from the coding sequence ATGCCCGCGTGGCACATCGAACTGGCGACGCCGCTGGCCCTCCTCCTGCTCGTGGCCCTGCCGGCCTGGTGGTGGTGGCGCCGGCACCATAAGCAAAGTGGGATAGTCTTCTCACGGGTGGGCGTGCTGGCGGCGGTGGCCGGCCGCCACCGCCGCTGGACGCGGTTGCTCGTCGGGTTGCGCAACCTCATGCTCCTGCTGGCGGTATTGGCGCTGGCCCGGCCCCGTGCCGGCGCTCGGGCAGAAAACGTGACCAGCGAGGGGATCAACATCGTCATCGCCATCGACCTGTCGAGTTCCATGCTGTCGCAGGACTTCCAGCCCGACAATCGGCTGGAGGTCGCCAAGCGGACGGTCAAGCAGTTCATCGCCGAGCGCACGAGCGACCGGATCGGCATCGTCGCGTTCGCGGCGGAAGCACTCACGCAGGTCCCGCTCACCACCGATTACGAGGTGGTGAACGCGGCGGTGGACAACCTCCAGGCGGGCCAGCTCGAGGACGGCACAGCCATCGGTACGGCGATCGCCACGGCCGCCAACCGGCTGCGTGAAGCGCCGGGCCGGTCGCGCGTCATGATCCTGCTCACCGACGGCGTGAACAATCGCGGCTCGATCGATCCGCGCACGGCCGCACGCGCCGCGGCTGCGTTCGGGATCAAGATCTACACCATTGGCGTAGGCACCGAGGGAATGGCGCCGGTGCCGGTGGGGCGCGGGCTCTTCGGGCTGCGCTACGAGAATCGGCCGGTGGAGATCGATGAAGCCCTGCTCACCGACGTCGCCAACATCACCGGCGGAAAGTACTTTCGCGCCCGCGACGCGGCGGCGCTGCGCCGCATCTATCAGCAGATCGACGAGATGGAGCGCGTGCCCGTGCAGACCAAGACGTACGTGCAGTTCACGGAGCTGTATCGGTGGCCGTTGGGGCTGGCTCTCCTGAGCTTGCTCCTCGAGTTGGGTCTGGCCGCGTGGAAGGCGCCACTGCCGTGA
- a CDS encoding DUF58 domain-containing protein — MTTVGPRTALVPPDVLRQVRLIELRTRGLVNSLFAGEYRSVFKGQGMEFSEVREYQAGDEVRNIDWNVTARMRRPYVKRYIEERELTVMLAVDLSGSERFGTRRRFKSEVAVELAAVLAMSAIRNNDRVGTLFFTDRVEHVVPPRKGRRHALRVLRDLLVFQPVGRGTDLSGALDYLTKMLAHTAVVFVVSDFLGADVERPLKLLAQRHDVVAVTVEDPAEVVLPDVGLARLVDPETGETIDVNTSDPALRAAYGDQVRAERERRRRLLRRLAIDEVPIHTESPIIEPLLKFFRARETRARRR, encoded by the coding sequence GTGACCACCGTCGGCCCGCGCACGGCGCTCGTTCCGCCGGACGTGCTGCGACAGGTCCGGCTGATCGAGTTGCGCACGCGAGGCCTGGTCAACTCCCTGTTCGCAGGGGAATACCGGTCGGTGTTCAAGGGGCAGGGCATGGAATTCTCCGAAGTGCGCGAATACCAAGCCGGCGACGAGGTGCGGAACATCGATTGGAACGTGACCGCGCGCATGCGGCGCCCATATGTAAAACGCTATATCGAAGAGCGCGAGTTGACCGTCATGCTCGCCGTCGACCTGTCGGGGTCGGAGCGGTTCGGCACGCGCCGCCGGTTCAAGAGCGAGGTGGCGGTGGAGTTGGCGGCGGTGCTCGCCATGTCGGCCATCCGCAACAACGACCGTGTGGGCACGCTGTTCTTTACCGATCGCGTGGAGCACGTCGTGCCGCCCCGCAAGGGCCGCCGCCACGCCCTGCGCGTGCTCCGCGACCTGCTCGTGTTCCAGCCCGTGGGGCGCGGCACCGATCTCTCGGGGGCCCTGGACTATCTCACCAAGATGCTGGCCCACACCGCGGTGGTGTTCGTCGTGTCCGACTTCCTCGGCGCCGACGTCGAGCGGCCGCTCAAGCTGCTCGCCCAGCGCCACGACGTGGTGGCCGTGACGGTCGAGGATCCTGCCGAGGTGGTGCTGCCCGACGTCGGACTCGCCCGGCTGGTCGATCCCGAAACGGGGGAGACGATCGATGTGAACACGAGCGACCCGGCGCTTCGCGCCGCCTACGGGGACCAGGTGCGCGCCGAGCGCGAACGGCGGCGGCGGCTCCTCCGGCGGCTGGCCATCGACGAGGTGCCCATCCACACCGAGTCCCCCATCATCGAGCCGTTGCTCAAGTTCTTCCGGGCGCGCGAGACGCGCGCCCGGAGGCGGTAG
- a CDS encoding MoxR family ATPase produces MESQHTSSADSRLVHEVTAQVARRVVGQDYMVERLLISLLTGGHVLLEGVPGLAKTLTVRTLAETIATTFQRIQFTPDLLPADVLGTQVYEQGSGQFVVKKGPIFANIILADEINRAPAKVQAALLEAMQEKQVTIGGTTYTLDEPFLVLATQNPIEQEGTYPLPEAQVDRFMLKLRVGYPSRDEEKEIMRRMAGGVPIAVEQVASPQAILEARRRIAELYMDDRIVDYIVDIVHATREPAAAGLPDLAPLIEFGASPRATIALAQASRAHAFLRGRAFVTPDDVKAIGPDVLRHRVLTTYEAEAEEITPDEIVRRVLAAIESP; encoded by the coding sequence GTGGAATCACAGCACACATCGTCGGCGGACTCGCGCCTCGTCCACGAGGTCACGGCGCAGGTCGCGCGTCGCGTCGTTGGTCAGGACTACATGGTGGAACGGCTCCTGATCAGCCTGCTCACGGGCGGGCATGTGCTGCTCGAAGGGGTGCCCGGGCTGGCCAAGACGCTCACCGTCCGGACGCTCGCCGAGACGATCGCCACCACGTTCCAGCGCATCCAGTTCACCCCCGACCTGCTTCCCGCCGACGTCCTCGGCACCCAGGTCTACGAGCAGGGGTCCGGGCAGTTCGTGGTCAAGAAGGGGCCGATCTTTGCCAACATCATTCTGGCCGACGAGATCAACCGCGCCCCGGCCAAGGTGCAGGCCGCGCTGCTCGAAGCGATGCAGGAAAAGCAGGTGACGATCGGCGGCACCACGTACACGCTCGACGAGCCGTTCCTCGTGCTGGCCACGCAGAATCCCATCGAGCAGGAGGGCACGTACCCGCTGCCCGAGGCACAGGTGGACCGGTTCATGCTCAAGCTGCGGGTGGGCTATCCGAGCCGCGACGAGGAGAAGGAGATCATGCGCCGCATGGCCGGCGGCGTGCCGATTGCCGTGGAGCAGGTGGCCAGCCCGCAGGCGATTCTCGAGGCCCGGCGGCGGATCGCCGAACTCTACATGGACGACCGCATCGTGGACTACATCGTGGACATCGTACACGCGACGCGCGAGCCGGCCGCGGCGGGGTTGCCCGACCTCGCGCCGCTGATCGAGTTCGGGGCCAGCCCCCGCGCCACGATCGCGCTCGCCCAGGCGTCGCGGGCCCACGCCTTCCTGCGCGGACGGGCATTCGTCACGCCCGACGACGTGAAGGCGATCGGCCCCGACGTGCTCCGCCACCGGGTGCTCACCACGTACGAGGCCGAAGCCGAAGAGATCACGCCCGACGAGATCGTTCGCCGGGTGCTCGCCGCCATCGAGAGTCCGTGA
- a CDS encoding pseudouridine synthase gives MRIQRALARAGVASRRRAEELIAAGRVTVNGDVARIGQSVDAEHDRILVDGRPVSAPPATTWILLHKPAGVMTTRSDPAGRRTVFDLVTAVPGLVYVGRLDYLTEGALLMTTDGAAAHALTHPSREIERTYVATVRGDAPAAARAARQGVELEDGPVRLRDVAVRRLSSGQWEFEVTIAEGRKHEVRRLCQALGLTVERLVRIRYGPIALGTLPSGQARALTPAEVSAIDACASGSPG, from the coding sequence ATGCGCATCCAACGCGCGCTGGCGCGCGCGGGGGTCGCGTCGCGACGGCGCGCGGAAGAGTTGATCGCTGCCGGGCGGGTGACCGTCAACGGCGACGTGGCGCGCATCGGGCAGAGCGTGGATGCCGAGCACGACCGGATCCTCGTCGACGGACGCCCCGTCTCCGCGCCGCCGGCCACGACGTGGATCCTCCTCCACAAGCCCGCCGGGGTCATGACGACGCGATCCGACCCGGCGGGCCGCCGCACGGTCTTCGACCTCGTGACCGCCGTGCCCGGGCTCGTGTACGTGGGTCGGCTCGACTACCTCACGGAAGGCGCGCTCCTCATGACCACGGATGGAGCGGCCGCGCACGCGCTCACGCATCCAAGCCGTGAGATCGAGCGCACGTACGTGGCCACGGTGAGAGGTGACGCCCCCGCCGCGGCGCGGGCGGCGCGGCAGGGGGTTGAACTGGAAGACGGTCCGGTGCGCCTACGCGACGTGGCGGTGCGGCGGTTATCCTCCGGGCAATGGGAGTTCGAGGTCACGATTGCGGAAGGGCGAAAACACGAGGTGCGCCGCCTCTGCCAGGCCCTCGGGCTCACCGTGGAGCGCCTGGTGCGAATCCGGTACGGCCCGATCGCGCTGGGCACTCTGCCCAGCGGGCAGGCCCGCGCGCTCACTCCTGCGGAAGTGAGCGCCATTGACGCCTGCGCGTCAGGCAGCCCAGGCTGA
- the scpB gene encoding SMC-Scp complex subunit ScpB, whose protein sequence is MTPLAKLLEAALFASARPIALAELAGLDREAPLAAITAALEELREHYNVDGHGVELLELGGGWQILTRAEYTEAIERAQLAARPQRLSSAALETLAIVAYRQPIGRAEIEQIRGVNVGGVLKSLHERGLVDVVGRAEALGRPLLYGTTPLFLEHFALRHLQELPRADELAIALRGEPTPVE, encoded by the coding sequence GTGACGCCGCTGGCGAAGCTGCTTGAAGCCGCGCTGTTCGCCAGCGCCCGCCCGATCGCGCTCGCCGAACTGGCCGGGTTGGACCGCGAAGCTCCGCTGGCGGCCATCACGGCCGCGCTCGAGGAACTGCGTGAGCATTACAACGTGGACGGCCACGGCGTCGAACTGCTTGAACTCGGCGGAGGTTGGCAGATCCTCACCCGCGCCGAATACACGGAGGCCATCGAGCGCGCCCAGCTCGCGGCGCGTCCGCAGCGGCTGTCCTCGGCCGCGCTCGAGACGCTGGCCATCGTCGCATACCGGCAGCCGATCGGCCGGGCCGAAATCGAGCAGATTCGCGGCGTGAACGTGGGCGGGGTGCTCAAGTCGCTGCACGAGCGCGGGCTGGTGGACGTCGTCGGGCGCGCGGAGGCGCTGGGCCGCCCCCTGCTGTACGGCACGACCCCGCTCTTTCTGGAGCACTTCGCGCTCCGGCACCTCCAGGAACTGCCGCGGGCCGACGAGTTGGCCATCGCCCTGCGGGGCGAGCCGACGCCCGTGGAATGA
- a CDS encoding segregation/condensation protein A produces MTHSDQLHLDGDRGDPAFVVELTSFSGPLDLLLSLIREEQVDIYDIPIARIAEQFLLRIRTLDLNDAADYLEMAARLLRIKAQMLLPRSDAETWEDPRAELVRRLLEYQQMREVVDLLERRGEERRNQFARAFTPPDAPPPPAPLAMSLSELLAAVDRVLRAARRPAIHDVVSRPLDVPGAVAVIRALLGLRARIRWTEIVTRDAAPSFVLSTLLGLLELAKVGELRVHQPQPFANVEIERDAAGEAA; encoded by the coding sequence GTGACGCACTCCGACCAGCTGCACCTCGATGGCGACCGGGGCGACCCGGCGTTCGTCGTGGAGCTCACCTCGTTCTCGGGCCCGCTCGACCTGCTCCTCTCATTGATTCGCGAGGAGCAGGTGGATATCTACGACATTCCGATCGCGCGCATCGCCGAGCAGTTCCTGCTCCGCATCCGGACGCTCGACCTCAACGACGCCGCCGATTATCTCGAGATGGCGGCGCGGCTGCTGCGCATCAAAGCCCAGATGCTCCTGCCCCGGAGCGACGCCGAAACCTGGGAGGACCCGCGCGCCGAGTTGGTGCGCCGCCTGCTCGAATACCAGCAGATGCGGGAAGTGGTCGACCTGCTCGAGCGCCGCGGTGAGGAGCGCCGCAATCAGTTCGCTCGTGCGTTCACGCCGCCGGACGCGCCGCCCCCACCTGCGCCACTCGCCATGTCGCTCAGCGAACTGCTCGCCGCCGTGGACCGCGTGCTGCGCGCGGCCCGGCGGCCCGCCATCCACGACGTCGTCTCGCGCCCGCTCGACGTGCCGGGCGCCGTTGCCGTGATCCGGGCGCTGCTCGGTTTGCGGGCGCGCATTCGGTGGACGGAGATCGTGACACGGGACGCCGCGCCGTCGTTCGTGCTGTCGACCCTCCTCGGCCTGCTCGAACTGGCCAAGGTGGGCGAACTGCGCGTGCATCAACCGCAACCATTCGCAAACGTGGAGATCGAGCGTGACGCCGCTGGCGAAGCTGCTTGA